Genomic window (Cystobacter fuscus DSM 2262):
CGCTCCGCAGTCAGGTCATCCAGCAGGTACTCGAAGCGCGGCACCAGCCCTCGCCAGAGTTCCCGTTCCGCCTCTGGCAGCTCGAAGAGGTCCTCCACCCGGCGCGGTGCCGTCCAGGCCCCTGCCGTCCCGTGGTACATGACCAGTGGGATGATGACCGGCAGCCGCGTGCTCTCCGGGTGCTCCTGGCGCCAGCGCTCCACCTGGCGCACCACGTAACGCAACATCCGCAGCGCCATCCACCTGTCCACCGAGGACTGATGCTCGAGCAACACGTAGAGCAGCACGGACTCGCCCGTGCGCAGGCGGGCCGTGAACAACAGGTCGCTCTCCGTTTCTCTCAGCTCTGGGTCCACCACGCTCCCAGGCTCCTGCCGCAAGCTCGACCAGTCCACCGCGGAGACGACGTGCGCGGGCAAGACGGCGTGCAACTCGGCCGCCGCTCGCTCGGGGGAGCCAAAGGTGTAGCGGACGAAGAGATCATGGGGTCCGGGCATGGCACCCCGCGCCCAAAGCACGCCGTATGCCAGCAAGGCCGGTTGCGCCCTGCCCACTTCGCGTGGCCGCGCCCACGGCCTGGACACGCTCGCGGTGGAGCCCACCGAGATGGACGCCCCGTGGTCGAGCCCCTCGGCTCGGCCGCCGGGTCGGAGTGATGCGTCGGGCCGAAGCGCTTCCTGGGGTAGACTCGTCCGTCCCCCAGGAGCGCACACGCCCACGCAAGAACAGAAGGCGGCTCTTCAGCGGTTGAAGGCATTCACCGGTTCGAACGAGTTCGTCCACTCGTGGGAGGGGGACAGGGCGCCCGGCGAGGTCGAGGCGCTCCTGCTCCATGCCACCGCGGACAAGGCGAGGACCGCCC
Coding sequences:
- a CDS encoding Rpn family recombination-promoting nuclease/putative transposase, which translates into the protein MPGPHDLFVRYTFGSPERAAAELHAVLPAHVVSAVDWSSLRQEPGSVVDPELRETESDLLFTARLRTGESVLLYVLLEHQSSVDRWMALRMLRYVVRQVERWRQEHPESTRLPVIIPLVMYHGTAGAWTAPRRVEDLFELPEAERELWRGLVPRFEYLLDDLTAEREEALLARTGPPLVRLAWLTLRYGRTEELAERMPDWVALFAEVHATPEGAEHLGVVVRYLLYIGDKAAREAARRVVDSVMDAQRAEELMRSYGEELIEQGVAKGRAEYVLRVLAARGVHVGDEARQRILTCMDMATLDRWFDRALNASTLSEVLDDVAR